Within Primulina tabacum isolate GXHZ01 chromosome 5, ASM2559414v2, whole genome shotgun sequence, the genomic segment AGTTGCTGGAGTCCTGATCCCCGAGTGGCTTGAAAGTCTCGGATTCGTAGAGAACTTCTCATGGTACAATGCTGGTTCTCGAGAATACTTGGTGGATCCGAAAACCTTATTGTTTGTCCGGTTGGCCTTGATGGGGTGGGTTGAGGGGCGGAGATGGGCTGATATTTTGAACCCTGGATGTGTGGGCATCGAACCGACACTGCCACATAAGACTAATTAAGCCGAAGCCTGACGTTGGATACCCTGGTGGATTATGGTTCGATCCGTTTATGTGGGGAAGAGGATCGCTTGAGCCAGTGATCGTGTTGAGGACTAAAGAGATCAAGAATGGGAGACTGGCTATGATGGCTTTTGTTGGCTTCTGTTTTCAGGCTGTGTGTACAGGGCAAGGCCCCTTCGAGAACTTGGTGGCACACATTGTTGATCCTGCTCACTGCAATGTTTTTTCGGTACGAATTCGATTATATAAGTCGGTTAAGCTTGAACTGTTAAAGGGCCGTTTTCCAAATTGTTGTGTTTGATGCAATTTAGCTTCTTCTCTTTACAGGGTTTTACAGGACCGTAGGACGACAGTACTCTAATTCTTGATGCCTCAATAATGAAGGAGGTTGTTAAGGTGGTATACAATAAGAAATATTCTGAATCAagaatttaatgtaaatattttcTATTGACAACATTCTGATTCTTATATCTAACAGCAAGAAAATCATTGAATTTTTTCTCTCTTTATTATTCGCGCAGTTTCATGCATAATGTATTCTCTGTTCTTTGAGCATTGCAAAGATTTGCGATTCTTTCACGCTCCAAGCACACGGAATAGGTCCGTCCCTAGGCAAGAAATTCATCTCCGGCAAGAAATTCATCTCCGGCAAGATGTGACTTTATATATGTAATTTAGTGTTCTAGCTTCTTGAGAATTGATGAACAGAAGCAATAACATTTACTACAAACGTTATATTTAtaaagaaaatttatataaataaatatgattGAAAATAGGAAAGACAGTTACACCGATAATCTCTCTACTCCATTAGAAAATGTGAACAAAGCTTCACCTCTCACCATACCTCACAACTCAAATTTTATTTCTAATAACAAGTTGCAAGATTTTCCATCACCAATTCTTTGTTCATCTCAATCCAAAATTACACCAGAATCAAATTCATCATGACACATTATACAAGAGTCAAAAACAAACAACACCACAAAAAAGACCTTCCTAAAAAAAGATTCAGAGAAAATTTCAGTCTCTTCAAACAGCAGCCGGAGCCTCATCAGGCCAGAGGACTAGACAGGAATGTTTCTTCGATATCATGACACGAACATGGCTGGCGTTCATTTTCTCCTCATTTCCCTCCTCATTTTCTCTTTAAATGTGCCGTCTCTTTCAACAGGAGAGGATGTCCCTCTTCTTGAATTCAAAGAGGAATTGAAAGTTTCGTCATCCCTAGATTCGACATGGATCAAAGGCACGAATCCGTGTGACCGTTCGAAGAAATGGGTAGGAGTAGATTGTAGTGAAACAGGCTATAAAACCGTGTCAGGCATATTTCTGATGAATCTTGGTCTGGCGGGTGATGCTGGAGATATAGATGTCGAGTCGTTGGGAAATCTTGAGTCGCTTCGTGCCATTAGCTTGGAGAACAATAGTTTCTCGGGTCCAATTCCGGATTTCAATCGACTCACCTCATTGAAATCTCTATTTTTATCTGGAAATCAGTTTTCAGGGGAGATTCCTCCGGGATTCTTTGACAATATGGGGTTGCTCAAGAAAGTTGAGCTTGCACGAAACAACTTTTCGGGTACAATTCCAGAATCTTTGACGAAACTCAAAAATCTCATTGACCTTAAGCTGCAAAACAATGAGTTTTCAGGTTCTATTCCTTCATTTGCTCAAGATTCTTTGGTGCTAATTGACTTGTCGCACAATAAGCTGCAAGGAGAAATCCCTCCAACCATGGCAAGATTCAAAACCGCACCTTTTGAGGGTAATCCCGACCTCTGTGGAGCAATAATCTTAAAGCAATGCACGAGCACAAACCAGCCCACCGTGTCAAAAGGGTCAAACTCAAGCACGACATGGGTGATATTAGGCATAGTGGTTGCCCTCTTGTTGGTGACTATACTTTTTAAGTCCAAGAAAACAGAAGAAAACTTCAGCGTGCTGGGGAAAGAAAATATGGATGAGGTAGTTCAAGTGCACATACCTAGCAGCAACAGAAGGAACCTTAGCTCGAGTAAGAAAATCGGAAGTTACAACTCGAGAAGCCATTCCTCAAGGAGGGGTTCAAACCAAGGGAAATCCGATAGCGATCTTGTGATGATTAACGAAGAAAGAGGGGTATTCGGGCTGCAAGATTTGATGAAGGCTGCTGCTGAGGTACTTGGGAGTGGTGGCTTAGGCTCAGCTTATAAAGCGCATCTTGGAATTGGGGTGACTGTAGTTGTAAAGAGACTGAGAGATATGAATAAGTTGAATAAAGATTCATTCGACACGGAGATCCGAAGACTAGGACGGATAAGGCATCGTAACATCTTGCCACCTTTGGCTTACCATTTCAGGAAAGAAGAGAAGCTCCTAGTTTCGGAGTACGTGGAAAAAGGCAGCTTACTCTTTCTGCTACACGGTAAGATTTAGTCATACACTACTTTTTTGTCGATATATTCATCATTGGTTTGAATAGCTTCAAACGCCCTTGAAAATGAAATCCGAATTGCCTCTTTTGAATTCTAGGTGATCGTGGCGAGGTACATTCGGATCTAAACTGGCCTGTTCGCCTGAAAATCATTAAAGGAGTGGCTCGGGGAATGGGATACCTACACACCGAGTTCGCAAACTATGAACTTCCACATGGAAACCTCAAGTCTAGCAACATTCTTCTGTCATCAACCTACGAGCCTCTTCTCATAGACTACGCCTTGTACTCATTGATCAGCAACACTCATTCGGTTCAAGCTCTTTTCGCTTACAAGTGCCCAGAAGCCGTACTGTACCAACAACTCTCCCCAAAAAATGACGTTTATTGTCTCGGAATAGTCATTCTTGAAGTGATGAGTGGGAAGTTTCCTTCTCAGTACTTGAACAATCAGAAGGGTGGAACTGATGTGGTGCAATGGGTGAGGCAGGCTATTTCTGAGGGAAGAGTAGCCGAACTTATTGATCCCGAGATCTTGAACGATTCGAATTCGGCTTGGGTTGATCAAATGGAGAAGATGCTATGCATCGGTGCTGCTTGCACAGAAAGTGATCATGATTCAAGGATTGAGATGAGGGAAGCCATAAGAAGTATAGAGGAAGTGCATGTTTAAGGCAGATTCTTGACAAGTTTGGTATATCAAATTGTtggattttaaatgattatcaaACCAAACCATCGACTGTTGATCAACAAGAGATTTAGCGTGCAAAGGAAAGAACTTTGGCAAGAAAATGGTAATGGTTTTCTTGATTAGAAAAGGAGACATCAACTTACAGTTGAACCACCCCATTTTCTTTTTCCGTTTTGAGAAATGAATGCTTGAACAAGAATGCACTGATTCAGCTTTTCGAAGAtttcatttaatatatatttttctaatATATAACTAATTAAACATCTCACGACGTCAGATTTAAATCCAAGATCACTAGAGTTTAAGAACTCATCTTTGCCACTAGGACAAGAATCATTGTCGGCTTTTTGAAGAATCTTAGCAGtgtgaaaatattaaatttcgCAAGTCATTCACTTTTGATTTTTAAACCCTTTCGTTTCCCATAAAATTAACGAATGTGTAGAATAAATCCAATTAATGACACTTAAATTTGATTTCTTGAACGTATTAATTATATTCATTTACCTTTCGATTTTAAACCTTTCAGATAGTTAATATGAGTATGACGATCAAATCAATGGGAAGGAAGGATGCAAGAAGCAACATAATGGAATTTATGGTGACTTTATAATCAATCAATTAtgttaaaattatgaatttattagGCTGCGTTTATGAGTACTCAAATAACTTGGAAGTTCtaaaaatatttagaaaaaaataaataacttatATCAAAAAGAGaaagttatatttttttctttgtgaTTTTGGTATTTCATACTGTCAGATTTCAGTTTTagtatgttattattattattttacaatTTCAATCTTTTTCTGACTTGAATGTGTAGTACACATTAACACTtctaatgaaaaataattaaaattatcaaaaattgaaatacacaaTACCAAGACTGAAAATTGATAATAAAAAGAACCAAAATCAACTTCTCACCCTCGTTGAAGGTCGAGGAACCAAGCTTGAACATAAAGAAAAGTTGGCAGAAATAACTCTTGAACGATTTCCAACAACAATCATAATAAACACAGAAAATTCTGCAAATTTCATAGCTCATAATCTTAGTTTTATTTCCAATCTTCATAGTAAACATTAAATTTTCATCTCTAGGTTCCTAGATTTCCAGCTTTTGTCTAATTTTATTTATACGTTAATGCATATTTTCGATCATAGTGACATAATTAGTTTTACTGTCATTTGTTGAATTTTGGTTCTAGATTTCATCATCATGGTAGACTAGTTTTCTTGTTTCAGCCCTTAGTTAGGAAGATTATGATAGATGGTTGAATATAGTtcactttaatttttttagaaattgaGATTTTCGTATTTTTATCGCTAGTCGTAACTCAAATGTTATTCACACACTTATTTGATCAACATTTCAATCTTCTAACAACTTATGTTCAAAAGTAGGATACTAATTATAAGCTCCTAATACAGAAGTTCATGaattgcatttaaaaaaaatgatattagttttttattttttatttttgatatgatattggatttttttttaattaagagTAATAGGGATCCCGAGCCCAGTGAAGTGGGTTACCGGTTATTTCGACCCGAATTTGTCGTCCCGACCCACCAGCCAAACGGTTTCACTGACCCGGATTCGATTAAAGAACCCGTCAAATAGGGAATCGGACCCTTGTTCAAGATCCAATTGAGAGCTCGTATTCCAATTTCCAGCTCTCAGTTCCCCTTTTACCCTCTGTGAGGCATGCTGAGCAAACGAAAGAAGCCGGCTATGGCGATGCTCACCCTGCGTCGCAGAGCCTTCCTCCACTCTCCTTCGTCCGCCTCCTTCAAGAAGACCCCCACAGTTCTCCTATCGGCGGCGCAAATGCAGTCCAATCGTCCATCTCCATCCTATCTCGTCAATCCTTCTGATCCCACCACTTCTGATCGATTCCCATTGAATATACATCCGAATGACATCATCTCTCAGTTCCGTGATTGGTTCATGTCCCGGCGGAACCCCATTTTCGACCGTGTATTCCAAATCATCCGCACCCACGATGATGCTTCCACTGATGCAGCCCTCTCTCGATTGAATTTAAGCCTTTCCGAGGCGCTTATTCTTGATTTGTTGAGTTATCAGAAGAACGACATTCTATCTTGCTTGAAACTGTTTGATTGGGCGGGTCGGCAGCCGGGGTTCCACCATACGAGAGCCACTTTCAATGCCATTTTTCGGATTTTGTCCAAGGCGAAGCTTATGTCTGTATTGTTGGACTTCTTGCAGAATTATATGAAACAGAGATACACTTACAAAGTTAGATATATTAACGTGTTGGTGATTGGTTATTCTCTAGCTGGTAAACCAGAGACCGCCCTCCAACTGTTTGGTAGAATGCGGTTCCAAGGCCATGACTTGGATGGGTTCGCGTACCACGTGCTTATGAATTCGCTCATCGAGGAGGGTTATTTTGATGTGGTGGAGACGATGGCTAACCAGGTTAGAACCCGAGGGTATCAGAATGAGTTCACTCATTCAATCGTGATAAAGAGTTACTGTAAGCAGAATGAGTTAGAGAAGGGCGAGGCTTATTTGCGTGCTCTTGCGGCAGATAATAGAGCAGAATTGAATGGGGGTGCTGTGAGTACCTATGTTGATGCCTTGTGCAAGGATCATCAATTTGAGAAGGCCGCTTTGATAGTCGAGGAGTTTCGGAGAATGGGTTTCGTATCGATGGAGCAAGCCTATGACACATGGATAGTAAGTCTCATCCGGGTGGGGAAGTTGGATGGCGCACTAGAGTTTTTGAAAGATAAACAGGCAGTTGAGGGGTATGTTCCGGATGTTTTTCGTTATAACATACTGATATGTAGGCTTTTGAGGGAGAATAGGCTAGAGGAAGTGTATGATTTGTTGGAGGAgatgaaagaaaatgaaattgCACCAGATAATATCACTATGAATGCTATCATGTGTTTTTTATGCAAGGTGGGAAGGATGGACATAGCGATGGGCTTGTACAATTCGAGGGAGGAGTTTGGCATGTCTGTTAATTGTATGACATATAATTATCTCATCAATACTCTCTTAGGTGATGGCAGTGTTGACGAAGCATATCCTATGTTGAGAAATTATGTAGAACAGGGTTATTTGCCTGGGCTAAAGACCTTATCCATTATTGGTGACGCTCTTTGCAGGGAAGGGAAGCTTGATAAGATGAAGGAGTTGGTTCTTTTTGCATTGGATCGGGATATCATGCCCAATAACTTTGTGTGCAAGTTCATATCAGCTCTTTGCAGGGTGAGGAGGGTTGAAGAAGGATACTTGATACACAGTCTGCTCAATAGATTAAATAAACCATCTCAGAGGAGTGCTTACGAGAGCCTGATTAATGGTTTTAGTAAGTCAAGTAGAGGAGATGTTGCAGCTAGATTACTTATTGAAATGCAAGAACAAGGTTATAGCCCAACCAGAAAATTGGTTAGAGATGTCATATGCTGCTTGTGCCGAATGGATGACCCAGAGAAGCAATTTTTCCGACTGCTTGAGATGCTGTTGGTTCATCAAGAATCGTTCAGACCTAGAATTTACAACTTCTTCATTTATGGAGCAGGGCAAGCGAAGAAGCCTGAATTTGCTATACAAGTATATGAATTAATGGGGAGAACTGGTCTTAAACCAGACTTTAAGTCTGAGATCCTGCTGTTAAATAGTTATCTATGCAGCGGAAACATTGCTCATGCTTTACATTTATTCCATGGTTTGTCCATGAGAAGGAAAAAGAGAAAACTGTGGCACACCATGATTATTGGTCTTTGCAAAGCCAAAAGACCTGAGCTTGCATCACAGATATTGGAGAAGATGATGGCAAACAAGTTAAGGCCAACTATTGAATGTTACGAGGAACTTATAAAGTTATATTGCGAACTGGGGCATTATGATAAAGCTGTAGATACAGTCAATAATATGATTCGAATTGGCCGCCCAGTTTCCTCCTTCATTGGCAACGTTTTTCTGTTGCACGCGTTGAAAGGTAGGAAATTATATGACGCATGGTCTTACGcaagtcataaaaaaaatttaccacCTGTGAGTTGGATGTTGGGGCATGTGATTGGTGTTTTTTCTGGTTGTGTTGAAGAAAGATATAATATTGAAGATGTGGAAAAACTGATTGAGCAATGCTTCCCTATTGACATATACACTAACAATATGCTGTTGAGGAGATTAAGCGCGAAAGGAATGGATTTTGCTtgtaatttttttgataaattaGTCGACAAAGGATATGAGCCAAATAAATGGACTTATGATATAATTGTGCATGGTTTAGCCAAAGTTGGCCGTACTGCGGAGGCAAGAATATGGATGGAAGAGATGGTCAATAGGGGGTTTGAATTAACCGAGATCACCGGAAAAATGATGTAACGTGATTGGACAATCAATGTATACGGACGTACAGCCTTCAAAAATATTGGTAAGTTATTCACATTTGAGCCAAAAAGTGAACATTTTTGGTGGTACAATTTTCAAGTTACTCTCCCAGGGCAATACCCAAATGGTACTTGTGTATATTTTCAAGATTAGTATTTgatcagaaaagaaaatcacAAGTAGTTTTATGTGACAAGGCGAttgttattgatatatgtggctttctcacatccctccccgGAACTCACCACGACACTATCAGTGTCAATTTGCTCCATGAAGTTACTGTTGACACTAAAGTTTGCGTCTTAATATCcatcaaataattttatttcttgTCATGAGAAGCTATATAAATAACTTTTTTTTTGTTCTGTTGATTTGCTGATGTCTACGCTATCTTTTAGTAACCAGTACAGTGAAGATATATTGTCAATACTTTCTTGTTATATAAAATTTTGCAGTGCGATTTCTTGGAAATAGAAGTGTTGAAAACGGCTGACTTGATAATTGTACCACTCTTTTAGTGGTCTCTGTAAGAAGTAGATACTTGCTAATTTTGTTGAGGAGAAGGATATTTGTTTTCACGATTTGCTATTAACAAATTATTTTGAAGTCTCTTACTCTCTGTTAAATTTTTAATCGACCCAACTGCATCTTTCAGTTGTCTGTTCTACTTCTAATGATTCTATGATCACATTAGAATAGGTCCcatttacatgttttattttcCACATCATGCTGGCCTTGCCACTCTTGAGAGATTCGTTAATATTGAGGATGTTGGTTGGTTGTTATGGCAGGTGGGTCCTATGCGGCTGTTTTTGAGAGCTTTATTTGAAGAAAATGCCTGCTAGGCTGCTACCTACTTTACTGGACCTTTGACCATCATTTACATTTGTCGAATCATTACTCCATCCTTTCCTCTGGGAAGACTGGTTGGGTCGATTGGCTTAGTAACTCCTTAACTCATGACCTATTAAATGGGTGGCATTTGAGTAATTGAGGAATGAAATGAGATCCCTAAGCACGAGAATCACCAGATGAGTCGGTCTTTTCCTACAGTTTGTCCCAgatttgaattgaaaaagacATGTAGGGATATTGCGGATAGATTGCAAAGCAATTTGATCTGCACATACACCTGTACATTATTTTGTCTTACATGGAGGGTCAGTGATGCAGAAGGCTATGCATATTATATACTTTAACAACTCATATATTAGGACACTAACGTTTGCTTTACTATTGCATATACAGTTGGCGATGAACTTTTGAGATGTCTCTACTTTGCGCAGTCGCATTGAGGTTTTGGTCCAACTAATAGCCAAAAAGTATGTACTCCTGCATCGTCTAACCTGTGGAACTTGCAAGTAATTAATTCTAGAACTTGACTTGGAGATTGAGATTATGGGGGATCTCTCAATTGCGGGCTCAACATTTCCTAAGATTTATTATCCAATCCGTGTATTAAGTTTTGGCGGTAGGCTTTCTGGCTCGCTTTCCAAATGTGTTAAGACGTCAGTTTCAAGATTGGAGATTGGATGGAATAAACCGAGCCAAGGCTCCGTCCGGAACATGTTCCAAAAAAGTTTTACAATGTCGGTCAAGAAGACGAAATGTGAGATCCTTCTACTCTCTTTTCTCCGACCTGAAATTTGTATGTACAGTTGCAGTTTTCCCGTGTCTTTTGTAGCAGGAAGAGCCAGTTGTTTAAGTATGCCGTTCATAGGCCCAGGTGACGGAGAAATGGCAATAAAAAGACTTTCTCACCTGAAGATTTTTAAATACttgattgaattaaaatttgtgGTATTTAAAATGATGGAGCTATTTGAGAAAGACGTGGGAAATAGtagtgaaaaatattgatgttacTAATGATAAATCTATTAAATGAATATGAAGATACGGAGTTGGAGCAAAATTGGAAACAAAAATTGTAGTGGTAGATCATACAAAAAAAGTTCAGTATAAAAGTCAATCTTGACTTAAAATCTTGTAGGGATATTGTTTTAAAGTGTATTTGACTACATTTAACCTtacttttttcaaaaaaaacaactaataataataatgttgaTAATCTAAATTGTGTACGTGTCTCAGTATCAGTAAAAAGTTCATTTCTTTTTAAATGAAATTCCGAGTTTGATGTTCTGAACTACATAAGGATTTCGAGTTTCATACTTGAAAATATAGAGATGTACTTCAAAATGTGGTCGGATTTAGCTTTGACTCTGGattagagtttttttttttttttttttaataaaacttcaagaaatatttggcaaatttttttaatttagttaGATACAAGAATTATTTGTCAAAATCTCTGAAAAACTATAGATGTATTAAAgttttcaataaatttttaataattttataaaatccaaaaacataaatataattataaattgccaaaaaattattttgattcaAATCAAAAATTTGTACACAAAATCTTGTCTCATGTCACATCTCTTCTAATCTTCCTCTCCTCTTCTCAGACTTATCACTCATCTCTTCTCTTTTCTATTGTAATATCATAGAAAAAAATTTCTCTCTGTATACCTCTAACTCTATGACTATGCGACTTATGTAAAATCAATAGAAATCTCACATATATCCCCACTTAGTTTGTTGGTTGGTTGAGTTTTAAATGAAGCTAATTTCAGGAATACCCCAGAATTCCAAAACCTCAGTGAGAGTGCCCACATACTCATTATaacaacatattttttttacacacgttctttttaatattcaaattcattatttatgggtctCACAGTCCACTCAATTATCTtaaaattttttcatattaattttttaaaaatatatttaaaataaaaaataacaaataaaatatatacgacgatttacaaataaaaaaaaaaactaatgaaaagtcaaaatttaaaaacaaaattaaaataattccaaacacGAGAGGCCTGTTCGGACTCCGGTTAGTCATTTAGAAGCAGACTCGCACTCTTGTGTGGACCCTTTTGTAATGGCAGAGAAGAAAGGGTAAATATTACAGCTATATGATATAGAAAAAATTTCTTCTTATGATGGCCACTTCGTCGCAGTCGGTTCCGAGTAACAGAGGTAAGTCAATGTTGGTTTTGGAATAATATTTGCTCAGCCTCGCGTTTAATTTTGAAGCAGTTATGCAGCCATATTAACTAGATACATTTTGATGTAGTAGATAAGGATCTTAACTTCCAGCTGCCTTTGTATAAAGCTGCAATCCGGGGTGATTGGGAGAGCGCGAGAAATTTTGTTGACTCTGATCCGGATACCGTCACAGCTAGGATATCAAAGATTTCAGAGACAGTACTTCACATTGCGGTTGGAAGAAGTGAAGCAATCCATTTCGTGGAAAAGTTAGTGGAATTAATGCCCACCGAGGCTCTTTCTTTAATGAGTAAATTTCGTGAAACTGCGCTACACTATACTGCCAAATATGGGAATGTCCAGGCAGCAAAACTATTAGTTGCCCGTGATCCAGAGTTGCCTCACCTTAGGAATGATACGAACTTCCTGCCTCTCCATTTGGCTGCTCTTTTTGGTCAAAAGGAGATGGTTGTATATCTATTGACTGTCACGAGAGAAAATGTGGAGCCGAATCCCTTTGCAGGTCGCGCTGGCAGTGTACTCTTGAGTACTATTGTGCATTCTGGATTCTATGGTGAGTAAGATTAACGAATCAATGAAATTATGGAAGTCAGCATTTGCTAATGCACCATATGGAGTAGACTTAACAGTTGGATCCCAGTTATTCAATCTAAAATGATGATGATATTACTCGATTCATAGATGTCTTGTTTTTGTATTGATGTTCTGCAGATGTGGCTTTGGATCTGGTTCGACGATATCCTAAGTTGGCTACAACCATAACTCCTGGTGGCAATACAGCATTGAGTATATTAGCTGGAATACCTTCAGCTTTTCCAAGTGGAGGTTCCCTAAGTTTTTGGCAGAAGCTAATATATTTTTGTTAGTTCCCTGAACACACACTTTTTCAGTCAAACTTGTTATGTCAGCTCTTATGAAGTTAAAAACTTGATATTAAACAGGGCAACTGAACCATGATTTATAACGAAA encodes:
- the LOC142546030 gene encoding pollen receptor-like kinase 3; translation: MFLRYHDTNMAGVHFLLISLLIFSLNVPSLSTGEDVPLLEFKEELKVSSSLDSTWIKGTNPCDRSKKWVGVDCSETGYKTVSGIFLMNLGLAGDAGDIDVESLGNLESLRAISLENNSFSGPIPDFNRLTSLKSLFLSGNQFSGEIPPGFFDNMGLLKKVELARNNFSGTIPESLTKLKNLIDLKLQNNEFSGSIPSFAQDSLVLIDLSHNKLQGEIPPTMARFKTAPFEGNPDLCGAIILKQCTSTNQPTVSKGSNSSTTWVILGIVVALLLVTILFKSKKTEENFSVLGKENMDEVVQVHIPSSNRRNLSSSKKIGSYNSRSHSSRRGSNQGKSDSDLVMINEERGVFGLQDLMKAAAEVLGSGGLGSAYKAHLGIGVTVVVKRLRDMNKLNKDSFDTEIRRLGRIRHRNILPPLAYHFRKEEKLLVSEYVEKGSLLFLLHGDRGEVHSDLNWPVRLKIIKGVARGMGYLHTEFANYELPHGNLKSSNILLSSTYEPLLIDYALYSLISNTHSVQALFAYKCPEAVLYQQLSPKNDVYCLGIVILEVMSGKFPSQYLNNQKGGTDVVQWVRQAISEGRVAELIDPEILNDSNSAWVDQMEKMLCIGAACTESDHDSRIEMREAIRSIEEVHV
- the LOC142546031 gene encoding pentatricopeptide repeat-containing protein At1g71210, mitochondrial-like, which gives rise to MLSKRKKPAMAMLTLRRRAFLHSPSSASFKKTPTVLLSAAQMQSNRPSPSYLVNPSDPTTSDRFPLNIHPNDIISQFRDWFMSRRNPIFDRVFQIIRTHDDASTDAALSRLNLSLSEALILDLLSYQKNDILSCLKLFDWAGRQPGFHHTRATFNAIFRILSKAKLMSVLLDFLQNYMKQRYTYKVRYINVLVIGYSLAGKPETALQLFGRMRFQGHDLDGFAYHVLMNSLIEEGYFDVVETMANQVRTRGYQNEFTHSIVIKSYCKQNELEKGEAYLRALAADNRAELNGGAVSTYVDALCKDHQFEKAALIVEEFRRMGFVSMEQAYDTWIVSLIRVGKLDGALEFLKDKQAVEGYVPDVFRYNILICRLLRENRLEEVYDLLEEMKENEIAPDNITMNAIMCFLCKVGRMDIAMGLYNSREEFGMSVNCMTYNYLINTLLGDGSVDEAYPMLRNYVEQGYLPGLKTLSIIGDALCREGKLDKMKELVLFALDRDIMPNNFVCKFISALCRVRRVEEGYLIHSLLNRLNKPSQRSAYESLINGFSKSSRGDVAARLLIEMQEQGYSPTRKLVRDVICCLCRMDDPEKQFFRLLEMLLVHQESFRPRIYNFFIYGAGQAKKPEFAIQVYELMGRTGLKPDFKSEILLLNSYLCSGNIAHALHLFHGLSMRRKKRKLWHTMIIGLCKAKRPELASQILEKMMANKLRPTIECYEELIKLYCELGHYDKAVDTVNNMIRIGRPVSSFIGNVFLLHALKGRKLYDAWSYASHKKNLPPVSWMLGHVIGVFSGCVEERYNIEDVEKLIEQCFPIDIYTNNMLLRRLSAKGMDFACNFFDKLVDKGYEPNKWTYDIIVHGLAKVGRTAEARIWMEEMVNRGFELTEITGKMM